The Polynucleobacter sp. MWH-CaK5 region GATGTAGTTCGTCTACGCGGTTCATTCCAGATTGAGCACACATTGGCTCGTCGTGGCGCTGAAAAACTATGGAACTTGGTTAACAACGAGCCGTACGTTAACTGTTTAGGTGCTTTGACTGGTGGTCAAGCAATGCAACAGGTTAAAGCTGGCGTTAAGGCAATCTACTTGTCAGGCTGGCAAGTTGCTGCTGATAACAACACATACTCATCAATGTATCCTGATCAATCTTTGTATCCAGTTGATTCAGTACCTAAGGTTGTTGAGCGTATCAACAATACTTTCCGTCGTGCTGATGAAATCCAGTACTCAAAAGGTATTGAAAAAGGTGACAAGGGTCACATTGATTGTTTCGCTCCTATCGTTGCTGATGCTGAAGCTGGTTTCGGTGGTGTATTGAACGCATTTGAATTGATGAAGGCCATGATCAAGGCTGGTGCTGCTGGTGTTCACTGGGAAGACCAATTGGCTTCAGTGAAGAAGTGTGGTCACATGGGCGGTAAAGTGTTGGTTCCAACACAAGAAGCTTGCCAAAAGTTGATCGCTGCTCGTATGGCTGCTGACGTTTGTGGCGTACCAACATTGGTGATCGCTCGTACAGATGCTGAAGCTGCTGACTTGTTGACATCAGACTACGATGAAAACGATAAGCCATTCTTGACTGGTGAGCGCACTGCTGAAGGTTTCTACAAGACTAAGAAGGGTATCGATCAAGCGATTTCACGTGCGATTGCTTATGCTGAATACGCTGACTTGGTATGGTGTGAGACTGGTACACCTGATCTTGAATTTGCTCGCAAGTTTGCTGAAGCAGTTCACGCTAAGCACCCAGGCAAGATGTTGGCATACAACTGCTCACCATCATTTAACTGGAAGAAGAACTTGGACGACGCAACAATTGCTAAGTTCCAACGTGAGCTTGGTGCGATGGGTTACAAATATCAATTCATCACATTGGCTGGTATCCACTCTATGTGGTACAACATGTTTGACTTGGCTCAAGACTACGTTGCACGCGGTATGTCTGCTTATGTTGAAAAAGTTCAAGAGCCTGAGTTCGCAGCTCGTGATCGTGGTTACACATTCGTATCACACCAGCAAGAAGTTGGTACTGGTTACTTCGACGAAGTAACAACAGTGATTCAAGGTGGTGCTTCATCTGTAACAGCCTTAACTGGTTCTACAGAAGAAGAGCAGTTCCACTAAGCAAGTCATTGATTTGGGCGTATCCCGCCTGAGTTGATAGCCCGGCCAAAAGCCGGGCTTTTTTATTGCCTAAAATCTTTTTTATGACTTATTGGGATAGTCTGTTTGAGCTTCCCAAGAAGCTTCAATGAAAGCTGGTAATTTCATGCATTCATCAAATACTTGTTGAATCTTTGTGAAGTTACTTAGATCGCAGTTGCTTGCTTTGGCATTCATGATCTGCGGAATCAAGCACACATCAGCCATACTGATGTCATCACCAAGACAGAATTTTCCTTGGCGTGCTTGTGTTGATAATGTCTTTTCTACGCCAGCGAGTCCAACTTCAAGCCAGTGTTTAGTCCATGAGCTTTTTTGATCGTCGCTTAGCTTTAATTCTTTGTGCAAGTATTTCATTACCCGCAAATTATTCAAAGGATGAATGTCGCAAGCAATGTCCATGCTCAAGGCTCTGACCCAAGCTCGCTCCTCAATATTCTTTGGCAACAAGGCGGGTGTTGGATGAACTTCCTCTAAGAACTCAATGATGGCCAGTGATTGGCGCAGAACATGAGAGTCATGCTCTAAAACGGGGACCAGATCCTGGGGGTTTTTGGCTGAGTAGCTTGGCAGGTGCTGTTCGCCGCCTTGCTTTAAAAGGTCCACAGGGATGACCTCATGGCTTAGGTTTTTAAGATTGAGCGCAATTCTGACTCTAAAAGCCGCTGAGCTTCGCCAATAGCTAAATAATTTGATATCCATGAGTCATTCATTGTTTAAGTTTTACTCAGTTTATATCTAGAAAAGGTTTTCGTCTTTATCTGAATTAAGCGAAAATAAGACCATGAATACAAATTGTCCTTTGTGCACCTCTGATGGTGGTGAGCTAATCTGGAAAAATCACGAGTTACGTGTCATTTTGGCCAATGAGCCAGAGTTACCTGGCTTTTGTCGTGTGATTTGGAATGAGCACGTCGCTGAGATGAGTGATTTGAGTCTCGATCAGCGCGGTCGTTTATTGCACATCATGTTCTTAATTGAAAAGACGATGCTGGAGGTCATGCAGCCCAATAAAGTGAACCTCGCTGCTTTAGGCAATATGGTGCCTCATCTTCATTGGCACATCATTCCTAGATTCAAAGAAGATGTGTTTTTTCCAGGATCTGCTTGGTCTGAGAAACAAAGAGAAAGCAATGCTGCGCATCTTCAAAAGCAGTTAGTCAAAGTTCCTGTGATGGTCAAGCGTTTGCAAGATCTTCTAGGCCACGCTTAAGGTTGATAGGTTTCAATGAATCCACAAAAACGCTTGGCTTTTTTTGAGGCACTGAAAAGCAACAATCCGAAGCCGACCACGGAACTTGAGTACACCACGCCTTTTGAATTATTAGCAGCTGTTTTATTGTCAGCTCAAGCAACAGATGTATCAGTCAATAAAGGTACCAGGGTTCTTTTTCCAGTAGCGAATACTCCTGAAGCAATTCATGCTCTTGGTGTTGATGGCTTGATACCTTACATTCAGCACATTGGGTTATTCAAAACCAAAGCCAAGCATTTGATAGAAACCTGTCGCCTCTTGATCGAGCGTCACGGAGGAGTGGTTCCTGAAGATAGGGAAGCTCTAGAAGCGTTGCCAGGGGTTGGCAGAAAAACAGCCAATGTCATTTTAAATACGGCGTTTGGTCATCCGACCATGGCAGTTGATACGCATATCTTCAGGGTGTCTAACAGAACTGGATTAGCGCCAGGCAAAGATGTCTTGGCTGTTGAGATGGCATTGTTAAAGCGAGTGCCTAAGGATTATCTGATTGATGCTCATCATTGGTTGATTTTGCATGGCCGCTACACCTGCAAAGCTAGAAGCCCTGATTGTGCAAAATGCATTGTTGAGCCATTATGCTCATTCAAAGAAAAGAATTTCTCGATATGAGTTTGTTTAATCCCAGCAAAGAAGAAGTCAGGCAGTTTTTTTGTGAGGCCTGGGCCAAGCAGCAGCGCTCTGGCATTCTCACGCCCATGGAATCCATCGCCGCCAGATGGATGGTGGAGCATCCTGAGTATCACGGCATCTTGAGTGATCTTGAATCTGCCAAAGAGGCTGAGTACACCCCTGAAAAAGGACAAACCAATCCTTTCTTACACCTATCCATGCACATGTCGATTACTGAGCAGGTGCAAATTGATCAGCCACCTGGTATTCGTGAAGCCAGCAAGCAATTGTCGATCAAATTAGATTCTGAGCATGAGGCTCAGCACAAGATCATGGAATGTTTGGGGCAGGTTCTTTGGAATGCTCAAAGAGATGGAACTCCACCAGATATGGTGGTTTATGTTGAAGCCATTAAAAAATTACTTTAGTGTTGCCCGTCTAGCAAGTCAGGTGTTTAGCTAGATGACTGAAGTTTTTCTTGAGCTCTGGCCATGGCAGCCGCAATGATGGCACGCTTGCGTTCAATCTCAGATTTCTCATCTTCAGTTTTGGCATTTTCAAGATCAAGAGCCTTGGATTTATTTTTAGCCTTGAGAGCCAAGCGGCGGATATTGTCTAGTTCTTCACGTTCCAATCTCTTTTCACGAGACTCATAACGATTTCTAGCTAGATCAGCTAGCTCCTGACTCCAGGCATCCCAGCCAGTTGCTTTTCCGGTGACAGGAACCATGGTGATGCAATCAACTGGGCAGGGTGGAATGCAGAGATCACATCCAGTACACCATTCATCAATCACCACGTGCATTTGCTTTGATGCTCCGACGATGGCATCAACTGGGCAGGCCTGAATGCAAAGCGTACAACCAATGCATGCCTTTGACTCAATCAGAGCGATTGAACGAGGGCGCTCTTCGCCATTGTGAGGATTGAGTTCTAAAACTTCTTTGTTAAGTATTTTTGCTAAACGCGCAATGCCTTCTTGTCCGCCGGGTGGGCACTGATTGTGTGGCGCTTCGCCACTAGACATGGCTTTTGCATAAGCCCTGCAGTCAGGGTAGCCACATTTGGTGCATTGAGTTTGAGGAAGTGCGGCTAATAGACGATCCGATAGGTCATCAAGACCGTCTATGGCTTTATGCATTCTTTGCAGCAGGTTTTCTAGCGGCTACTTTTTTAACAGCAGGTTTCTTGACTGCTTTTTGCACAACAGCTTTACTTCCCTTGATGGCGTGTTTGCGAATGAATTGTCCTACTTCTGGGTAGACCATTTCACGCCAGCGACGTCCAGAGAAAATACCGTAGTGACCAGCACCTTTGACTTCGTAGTGCTGTTTTTTACTATCAGGAATATTTTTACATAAGCCGTGAGCAGCTTTTGTTTGACCACTACCTGAGATGTCATCCAACTCGCCTTCGATGGTCAAAAGGGCTGTGCCTTTGATGTCTTGCGGCTTAACTAACTTGCCGCCAACAAACCATTTACCAGTTGGTAAAGAGTGGTCTTGGAAAACTGTTTTGATGGTGTCTAGGTAGTAAGCTGCATCCATGTCCAACACAGCGTTGTATTCATCATAGAACTTGATATGGGCTTGAGCATCTTGCTTATCGCCCTTGACCAAGTCTTGGAAATAATCCCAATGAGACTGAACGTGGCGATCTGGGTTCATTGCAACAAAGCCGGTGTGCTGAAGGAAGCCTGGGTACACACGACGTCCTGCACCAGCATGTGGGGGTGGTACTGTGAACACCACATTGTTTTCAAACCATTCATATGATTTGTTAGTAGCGGTTGAGTTCACCATGGTTGGGCTCTTGCGAGCATCAATCGGACCACCCATCATCGTCATGGTTCTTGGTGTTACTTCACCATTCGAAGCCATCAATGAGATAGCGCCTAATACCGGTACTGTTGGTTGGCAAACGGATAGAACGTTCAAATCTTTTGCGCCAATCTCACGGATAAAGTCTTGGATGTAATGAACGTAGTCATCCAAAGAGAAGCTGCCATCTTCAAGAGGAACTAAGCGAGCATCGACCCAATCAGTGATGTAAACCTTGTGATCTTGTAGCAATGTACGAACTGTGTCGCGCAAGAGTGTGGAGTGGTGACCTGATAAAGGCGCCACGATTAAAACCACTGGATCTTGCTTGAGTTTTTTAATGACATTGACGTCATCAGAAAAGCGTTTAAAGCGAACTAATTTACAAAATGGTTTATCAACCACGGTAAATTCGTTGATGGCAACATTCTTGCCATGCGCCATCACTGTTTTAATTTTGAATTCTGGCTTCTCGTATTCTTTACCTAAACGGTATAGAAGCTCATATCCAGCAGCGATTCTGGTGGCTGATGGAAGAAGTGAGAGTGGATTGCTGGGATTAACAAAGGTCTTTGCTGTTGCCTGAGCCCATGCTGTCAAAGGTTGAAGCAAGGCTTTTTGGAACTCTTGATATTGATACAGCATCAGTTAATCTCCCGAAATCTAAAAATGTCCAAAACGGAGTTAAGGACTGGTGTGCCATTAGGCACTTTTTACATTAGCTAGATTATCCCTAAAAATATCAATTTGTGCAATGCAACATTTTGATGCTGGGAGCACCAAAATGTTGTCTAAGACATTGATTTAAAACGATTATAAAACTGAGGCAATCGCTTTGGCCACGCCATCAATATTCTTGCTATTGAGGGCTGCAACGCAGATACGACCAGTAGAAACAGCATAAATGCCGTATTCCTCACGTAGACGATCCACCTGATCTGATGTCAAACCAGAGTAGGAGAACATGCCTCTTTGGTCGTTAACGAAGCCAAAATCACGTTTTGCACCAGCTTGGGCCAATTTGGTCACCAAAGAATTGCGCATTAATTTGATGCGATCGCGCATTTCTGCCAACTCTTGCTCCCACATGGCGCATAGTTCTGGGGTATTTAGGACCGTAGCAACCACCGTACCACCATGAATTGCTGGGTTGGAGTAGTTAGTGCGAATCACACGCTTTAACTGTGACATCACGCGTGTGGACTCATCTTTGCTCTCAGTAACAATCGATAGGGCACCAACGCGCTCACCGTACAAAGAGAAAGACTTTGAGAATGAGCTAGAAACAAAGAAGCAAAGGCCTGATTCAGCAAATAGGCGAACCGCAGCACCATCTTCATCAATATTGTCTGCAAAACCTTGATAAGCCATGTCCAAGAAAGGAATCAATTGCTTGGCTTTGCAAATTTGCACAATTTGCTTCCATTGATCCACAGACATGTCCGCGCCCGTTGGGTTATGGCAGC contains the following coding sequences:
- a CDS encoding HIT family protein — its product is MNTNCPLCTSDGGELIWKNHELRVILANEPELPGFCRVIWNEHVAEMSDLSLDQRGRLLHIMFLIEKTMLEVMQPNKVNLAALGNMVPHLHWHIIPRFKEDVFFPGSAWSEKQRESNAAHLQKQLVKVPVMVKRLQDLLGHA
- a CDS encoding DUF1841 family protein: MFNPSKEEVRQFFCEAWAKQQRSGILTPMESIAARWMVEHPEYHGILSDLESAKEAEYTPEKGQTNPFLHLSMHMSITEQVQIDQPPGIREASKQLSIKLDSEHEAQHKIMECLGQVLWNAQRDGTPPDMVVYVEAIKKLL
- the maiA gene encoding maleylacetoacetate isomerase, with protein sequence MKLFSYWRSSAAFRVRIALNLKNLSHEVIPVDLLKQGGEQHLPSYSAKNPQDLVPVLEHDSHVLRQSLAIIEFLEEVHPTPALLPKNIEERAWVRALSMDIACDIHPLNNLRVMKYLHKELKLSDDQKSSWTKHWLEVGLAGVEKTLSTQARQGKFCLGDDISMADVCLIPQIMNAKASNCDLSNFTKIQQVFDECMKLPAFIEASWEAQTDYPNKS
- the rsxB gene encoding electron transport complex subunit RsxB, with product MHKAIDGLDDLSDRLLAALPQTQCTKCGYPDCRAYAKAMSSGEAPHNQCPPGGQEGIARLAKILNKEVLELNPHNGEERPRSIALIESKACIGCTLCIQACPVDAIVGASKQMHVVIDEWCTGCDLCIPPCPVDCITMVPVTGKATGWDAWSQELADLARNRYESREKRLEREELDNIRRLALKAKNKSKALDLENAKTEDEKSEIERKRAIIAAAMARAQEKLQSSS
- a CDS encoding amino acid aminotransferase encodes the protein MSLFSNVELAPRDPILGLNEAYNSDSRATKVNLGVGVYFTDDGKIPLLRAVQAAEKIMMEKSAARGYLAIEGIAAYNQGVQNLLFGKDSAILTSGRVVTAQAVGGTGALKIGADFIKRLEPNAVVAISDPSWENHRGIFENAGFPVQNYTYYDPETRGVNFTGMVKSLEALPAKSVVLLHACCHNPTGADMSVDQWKQIVQICKAKQLIPFLDMAYQGFADNIDEDGAAVRLFAESGLCFFVSSSFSKSFSLYGERVGALSIVTESKDESTRVMSQLKRVIRTNYSNPAIHGGTVVATVLNTPELCAMWEQELAEMRDRIKLMRNSLVTKLAQAGAKRDFGFVNDQRGMFSYSGLTSDQVDRLREEYGIYAVSTGRICVAALNSKNIDGVAKAIASVL
- a CDS encoding polyhydroxyalkanoate depolymerase, with the translated sequence MLYQYQEFQKALLQPLTAWAQATAKTFVNPSNPLSLLPSATRIAAGYELLYRLGKEYEKPEFKIKTVMAHGKNVAINEFTVVDKPFCKLVRFKRFSDDVNVIKKLKQDPVVLIVAPLSGHHSTLLRDTVRTLLQDHKVYITDWVDARLVPLEDGSFSLDDYVHYIQDFIREIGAKDLNVLSVCQPTVPVLGAISLMASNGEVTPRTMTMMGGPIDARKSPTMVNSTATNKSYEWFENNVVFTVPPPHAGAGRRVYPGFLQHTGFVAMNPDRHVQSHWDYFQDLVKGDKQDAQAHIKFYDEYNAVLDMDAAYYLDTIKTVFQDHSLPTGKWFVGGKLVKPQDIKGTALLTIEGELDDISGSGQTKAAHGLCKNIPDSKKQHYEVKGAGHYGIFSGRRWREMVYPEVGQFIRKHAIKGSKAVVQKAVKKPAVKKVAARKPAAKNA
- the aceA gene encoding isocitrate lyase, which gives rise to MSTRQQEIDALQKDWDTNPRWKGIKRGYTAADVVRLRGSFQIEHTLARRGAEKLWNLVNNEPYVNCLGALTGGQAMQQVKAGVKAIYLSGWQVAADNNTYSSMYPDQSLYPVDSVPKVVERINNTFRRADEIQYSKGIEKGDKGHIDCFAPIVADAEAGFGGVLNAFELMKAMIKAGAAGVHWEDQLASVKKCGHMGGKVLVPTQEACQKLIAARMAADVCGVPTLVIARTDAEAADLLTSDYDENDKPFLTGERTAEGFYKTKKGIDQAISRAIAYAEYADLVWCETGTPDLEFARKFAEAVHAKHPGKMLAYNCSPSFNWKKNLDDATIAKFQRELGAMGYKYQFITLAGIHSMWYNMFDLAQDYVARGMSAYVEKVQEPEFAARDRGYTFVSHQQEVGTGYFDEVTTVIQGGASSVTALTGSTEEEQFH
- the nth gene encoding endonuclease III, which translates into the protein MNPQKRLAFFEALKSNNPKPTTELEYTTPFELLAAVLLSAQATDVSVNKGTRVLFPVANTPEAIHALGVDGLIPYIQHIGLFKTKAKHLIETCRLLIERHGGVVPEDREALEALPGVGRKTANVILNTAFGHPTMAVDTHIFRVSNRTGLAPGKDVLAVEMALLKRVPKDYLIDAHHWLILHGRYTCKARSPDCAKCIVEPLCSFKEKNFSI